The following is a genomic window from Antricoccus suffuscus.
TACCGCATGGCGTCGTTGGCGGCACTTGGCATGGCCGGACTTGACCCGATCGACGACGATGGCGAGCGCGGCTGCATCACGCTCACCGGCTCGGTGGCCGCGCAAGACGCCCAGATCGGCCAGATCTGCTATGGGAGCGCCAAAGCCGGAGTCGCCGGGCTGGCACTTCCGCTCGCCCGTGACCTGATGGACCTCGGGATCCGCGCCAACACGATTTTGCCGGGCATCTTCGCGACGCCACCGATGCTCGCCGTGAAGGAGCGCAACGAAGCAGTCTGGGACGGGCTCAACGCCGCGGTGCCATTCCCCAAGCGGCTCGGCCGCCCGGAGGAGTTTGCCTCGCTCGTGCTCGAGCTCAACCGCAACATGTACTTCAACGGGCAGGTGATCCGTCTGGACGGCGCGATCCGGATGCCACCTCGCTAGAGTCCCGGACGCACTTGTGGGGCGGACTTGTTACCGGCTACGGCAACAGGTCCGCCCCACAAACGTAAGCGCTGTCGTTACTTTTGCGGCCTGACTTACTTTGCTGCTTTGGCGAACTTGTCCTCGACGTACGTCGAAGCCTTGATGGTCTTGTCGTAGTTCAACAGTCCGGCGTCCATCCACGTC
Proteins encoded in this region:
- a CDS encoding SDR family oxidoreductase, which encodes MKLDSSVSAVVTGGASGLARASATALAAQGVKVAIFDVNEEGGQAVAKEIGATFHKVDITDEDSAVAGFEEARAANGQERILVHCAQISRRGRTIYRDRETGNYKRLATDDFAFSAQGIFVASYRMASLAALGMAGLDPIDDDGERGCITLTGSVAAQDAQIGQICYGSAKAGVAGLALPLARDLMDLGIRANTILPGIFATPPMLAVKERNEAVWDGLNAAVPFPKRLGRPEEFASLVLELNRNMYFNGQVIRLDGAIRMPPR